ACTACCCCGTGCAACTGAAGGGTATCAAACTTTATTATAGATCTCTTTAAAACAGGCTGgaaggaacaaacaaaaatgtcacCGTGGTGCAGTGACTGAGTCACCATTTCAAATGCAGACGCTGACCAACCCCCAACTCTCCctaattatttatatataatatttccCATCCGTCCCCAGAATTGCTCCAATTAAATGACCACATTTCAGACCAGCCCAAGTGTCTTCAAATTAGCTGCTTAGATTCTAAACACCAAGACACACATGTTTTCTGGCAAATCAGACGCGGTATTCTGGGGGATTTAGTTCTTCAATCtctgggaaggaggaaggaaaaacaaaaatcaggaaaattGCTTCTTTAAGGTTGCCTTTTTACAGCAGGTACAGATTCGGCAGATTTCCCCCCCAAAGCAAGTCTGAAACCCTCTTGTTCAGCTTGGCAATATGAAGAGAGACTCCGGTGGTCAAGGAGAACCAGCCAGGGGACATCAGTCTGAACAAACTGATTTCGAGGCTTTGTTGTCATTTCCCTTTGGGGCCGGTTTCCAGCGGTTTCCCAATGTCCTTCCCACGCAGTTTAAGGCCTGGATTAAGACAAAGGAGACAACCACCATCAGCTGCCATCTGCGCCCAATCATTCACCCGATAACTTTATTTCCACAAGTTTTTGCTACAAGGAAGAGAACATCCAAAAAAGAGGGCAGGGGAACTGGAGCTGGGGAAAATCCTGCTTTAGTTTCTAGGAGCATCAGACTAATTTCAGAAAAGATCCAATTCTTGCTTGTGCACTGTCTTCCTAGAAAAGGGCATCCGAACCGGCCTGGGAGAGTAACATCAACACCAGCGGCTGCAAGACACCTCCCCAAGTACAACCAGGTGTTCGTGGGTCTCAGTATCTCACTGATTTTGAGGGCAGCGCGCAGGGCTGGGCCCCCGCGCACGGCCCAGAGCAAGAAGATGAAAACCAAAGGAGAACAAGAGCTCCGAGCTCTGGTTTCAGTCAGCAGATCCAAGTTTTATCAGAAGATGGCTTAATGACACCGCACCCAGGATAAGCTACAGCCAGCAACTCCTCCTGATGTGGAAAATGTAACTTAAACCAAAACGTCCCTCCTGAAAGCACTGACGGTATTTTTGAAGTCTCCTTTCTGAACTTACCAATGGCTCTTTCGATCTTGCCCATAACCTGGTTATTGGGGATTGCTCTTCCTGATTCGTAGTCAGCAATAACTTGTGGTTTTTCATTGATTTTCTAAAAAGAGAGAAGGCATCTCAAACATCGGCTCCATACACTGCAAAGTACTCACACAGATAATTAACAGCACCTAATTATGACAGAATCAGAAGACAAAGTGCTACTTCCAGGCTTACTCCACCACCACCATCGCCTCCCTTGGCTATGTGAGTGCTGCAGTGAAGGTGACACCACCCTGGACAGGCGTCTGCTTTCCTCGGCCCCCCAGGAGGAGCAGTAATGCTCTGGATTGCTGTTGTTTAAGACAGCAGCAAGATTCTGAACACCGCGGCAGGCCCAGGGGTACAAAGACCCTCATATCAGTGCTGAGCTGAtgggaggagagggaaaaacaaaaccaaaacagcctCCTACCAGCTCACCAGCTGCAGCAACGCTGTCTCCAAGCAGGTGTTCAAGAGCTGTACAGATAAACCCCTAAAACACTTCCTACATAGCTAACGCTGCCCGGAGATCAGAGTTCACCAAACTCCCTGCTCATGACACCGTCCCACCGCAGTTGCCCACGAGGGGCCAGCAAGGGTTTCCACCTTCGCTGGAGGCGCCTGAGCCTGCTCAGGAGGGGAGCGCAGCGGCCAGCGGGCCGTACTCACCGTGGCCAAGTCCTTCTGCGTCATGCCCTTGCTCTGCCGGCCCTGCTGGATCACTTTGCCCACCTCCAGCGGAACCCTGTCATGGTGCAGCTCCTCTGTTTCTCGGTCGAGCTTGGCCGTGTTCTTTGTAATAAAGTGTTGTTTGTTCTGGCCTGCTGCCCCTATCATtcaaagcaagaacaaaaaaacaaagacaaacaaaaccaggctcAGAGCTGTGCCAAAATGTATCAAAGTGCTTTTTCTAAGCACTCAGCTGCCCAGGATCCCAGGGAGCGTTCAAGATTTCAACGTGCCAACACCAGCGCTGATCGCAAGCACATCAGAGAACGCATTAACGCTCTTAATGCTGCTGTGTAAACACAGCCACGCAgagctctcccctcccctcccctcgcTTCTCACCTGAACTTCACTCCGGATAGGCAAGACGTTGCTATTGCTTGGGGATTTCATATTTAAACTTCCCTCCAGACACACATTTGTGCTACAGCGTGGGGGGGTTAATATCTGAACCTCTATCTTGTTTGCTCAGGTATAAGGCAGCACGAATAAACGGCTTTTAATCAATTTTCTGATGCATTTTATAAGTAAACTCTAACTGTACTTAGCTTTGCGGAAAGCCCGTGGTTCAAAAACATGCTATTTGTTTTGTCTCATTTTAGTTGCAGTATTTAAGCCCTAGTTTGAATTCTTCCTCTCACATTGGCCTCTGACATCCACTCTCTTGATAAAGCTGACTAAGGTTGTTCAAAGatcatctatttatttatttccaaccGTCATAATCTCATTCCTATGGTGAGAGAACCCGAGAACTTACATCAGACAGGAAGCAAAGAGCAACGTCACAGGAAGCAGCCCCAGAAATCCCTAAGCATGCTACCAACAAGAGAAATAAGCTGCAAAAATCAGGATTTAGAGTGTTGTGATGGTGAAGGCTCTTCTAAGAGCTTTGCGGCCTCAAGAACACGCATGTTCTCgttgatgtttttctttctgtttgctcTGGCACCAGCTAAAGTTCAGCTCCGGGCAACCGGGAGCTCAGAGCCGGTTACAGGGGAGCgctcccccggccccggccgctCCCCTCGGCCCGCGGCACCTGCCGGTGCTCGGCTTCACGCAGCCCCGCTCAGAGCGACCTTCGGCTTGGCCGGGggtgctgcctcctgcccccagcacccGGCGGCCGCCTGCAGGAGCGGCCCGGGGGCGgcccggggccgggctgggAGCCCCCCCGAGGAACGGTGCCGCCGGGCCGAGCTGCCCAGGCctcgcccccccgccccgccgcggcccgGCCGGGGATACCCACACTTCTTGGAGGTCTCCACGTCCTCTCCGCGCCGCTGGGCCGCCAAGATCGCCTGGGGGAGGAAAGGGGCCAACGTGAGCGCTGCGCTCCCCGGAGCCGCCCCGTCAGCAGCACCGGGCCCTGGCCACGGGCTCGCCCGGGCCTCGGCCGCAGAGCTCGCCCGGGCCTCGGCCACGCCAGGCCCGAGCCTCCGCGCCGCTCGCCGCCGCGAATCACACGCTGACCTGCTTGGACTTGGCCTGGGCCGCGCTCGGGCCCTTCTTGCGCAGCACCGTGACCGTGTCCCAGTCGCTCTCCGCCATGGCCCCGCaccggccccgcccgccgcgcgcCTCTGCCCGGGGCCGCGCCCGCCGCTCAGGGGGGCGTAGCCCAGCGCCCGGTCCGCGGGAGGCGGGGCCCACCGCCGCGCCCTCCGATAGGGTAGCACTCACGCCCTTCAGGAAAAATGGCCTCTCATTAGCTGGGAGCGCTCTTACAGGGCGGGGCCTCGGGTTGCTCAGTGGGCTTCTGCATAATAGCGCTCCAGGCGTGACGCACTTGTTCGGAATAGGCGCAGAAACAGAGCAATCAAGATGGCTCGCTCTCCGATTGGCCAGTGTACACGGCAGGCTGGAGGCGGGCGGGCACGCCTCTGTGCGCACTGAGAGGCTGCTGTCCGTGCCAATAACCCCCGGCCAAGAAGGGATTGGCTTATCTTTCGGTGCTGTCGTAATCGGTGACTAATGGCCGCGCTCAGCTGGGCGGAGCAAGGCACGCGCCGTGGCGGCGGTAAGCGGTGCCGCGGTGGTGACGTCAGCGCGGGCCGGCGCCCCCGGCGTCCTCGGCTCCGGTTCCCGCACGGCCCTGGGGGCTGAGGGCTCACCCGGGCGGCGGCGGACGGGATAGCGGCGTGGGGCCTTCCCGCCCGCCCGTCCCGCAGCGCGGCCttgcggcgggggcggggggttTCTGCTCCCCGCGGGGGCGGCCGCTCGGTGCCGGTGACCGGGCAAGCTGCCCCCGCGGCGGGCGCGGCGCTTCGGCCGCTCGGCGGAAAAATCCACCCGTTTGCGTCCGGTTCGCAGGAAACCCGCGTGAGGCCGCGAGAGAGGGAGGCGCTGCCTCAGCGGCAGCAGCGGCCCGGCGCGCTCCTCCGGGAGGGGGTGAACCCGCTCAGCTCTGGTCTGAGTCACCCGAAAAGCTCCGCAGTAAAGGCAGGAGAACCCGGCCCTCTCTCTGGTTTCTGAACTCGGGGCGTGGGAGGGGGGACGGGAGTTCGGAACCCTTGGCGGCGTTTTGCAGGTGCTCACAGCAAAGCGCAGGGGAGCCGCTTGGTTCCAGGTTACGGGGAGTCAGGC
This region of Columba livia isolate bColLiv1 breed racing homer chromosome 19, bColLiv1.pat.W.v2, whole genome shotgun sequence genomic DNA includes:
- the EDF1 gene encoding endothelial differentiation-related factor 1; its protein translation is MAESDWDTVTVLRKKGPSAAQAKSKQAILAAQRRGEDVETSKKWAAGQNKQHFITKNTAKLDRETEELHHDRVPLEVGKVIQQGRQSKGMTQKDLATKINEKPQVIADYESGRAIPNNQVMGKIERAIGLKLRGKDIGKPLETGPKGK